DNA sequence from the Rhizoctonia solani chromosome 10, complete sequence genome:
CACCCCCGCCGGCAACATCCCATATGCATATAGTTCCAttgctggaccctgaggcaAGCTGGGCACCGTTAGAAGAGAACTCAATTGAGCCAACGATTCTGATTGAGCGTGACCTCCAAGAAGGTCAAAGGTTACCTCTCCGAGCCTTATATCCCAGACCTGAATAATGCCACCATAACCTGATGATGCAAGGCGTGTACCATCAGAAGATACTGCCATGCGCAATACATTGTATCCGACTGTCCAAACAGCAAGTGCGCCAGTTTCGCCTCTTGAATCCAACGCATGGGCTGCTACCGAACCTGGAAGTCCGTGGAACCTTCTGCGATGATGGAAAAGTAATTCGCTGTGCTTGGACGAAGCCGGAAGTAAAGAGAGATACAGGTGTGGTGTGCTCTGAGAGACTGGGCTGGCGGAGAAGGATATGACGAAGTTCTGAGCATCACGAATTGCCGTTTGCAGGTCAGCCAAGTTAGGTTCAATGCCCATGTTAGTATAAGTGGCAGTGTTGTACTATGATTTAGTTAGAATGATACCCCTTTGAATACAGTTAACATAGCCCACCGTGAGCCAATTTATCCCCTGCTGCACTGCGCCCGAAGCATTAGACACCCAACCCTTGAGGTTGACGAGCTCGATCCAAAATAGCAAGTGCTCGTAAAGGAATCTTTTTACGGCGTCCACCACTCCTTTGGAGATGGGAACCTCTTGTAAATGATCTGCCCAAAAGCGACAGGCATAGAACAATCTGAGGTCACAGATGCATCCAATCGACCTTGAAGGGTTTCAATGCTCTGTCTGAGTGATATGATGAATTTAGGTTGCAGATATTAAATCTGAGCTGTTCATGCATCAAGTTGAAGCAGCTACGGGATAAGAGATCGTCATGGACCGATTTATCGCAATAAAACCGGCCTGCTCGTTCTTTGCTGAACATGAAGTCAGGAAATGATACATGGAATATTGATACCGCTCCATTAGTCCTAGACAAGTGCAGTACTGACTGAAGTCGGTTGACTGCGTCCGTTACAATGGGCGAATTCATGCCAAGTACCTTTGATAGGGTCTCGATTGATACCGGCTCGCGCATACAAAGTGTAGCCCATAATACTTGGTATATTTCTGCCGCTTCGTCTTTGGCCAATCCTCCTTGTTCTAGTACATGCTCCAGGATACTTGTGTAAAGGGCGTCGGTTGTCCCGTCTTGCTCTGCATCCCTGGTGCCTGATTTGACCATAGCTAGGGTTGTTTCCAAGCGCTGACGACAGCGGTAGGCAGAAATTACAGGGCCGTGTCCACGGATATACCGAACCATCGTAGCCGCAATGATAAATAAATTCCCCGCATAAGCAGAGAGGCGTTCTATGTCTTGTGAATCCGGAGGAATATCCAATTCTTCGAGAGCTTGCTGGAGATAGATAGTGATATCTGCTTGTACGAGGGACTTCTCGATCTCATGTAGGTAAACGGCTTGGTGGACTGGGATAGACCAAAGCTTCTCCATTTGCTGCGTAATATTTGGCTCGGGGCGACTGGCCACGATGAATTTGATTGGCAGTTTTGAAGCGTTCTTGACGAGTAAGGACAAAATCTGCTCTCCACTGGAGCATTCATCCAGAGCGTCAATCACAACTATAACGTCAGCGGGTAAGGCGTCCTTGACGGATATGAGTGGCTTCAGTATCAGATTCTCAAATTGTACATTGATGTTCCTCTGCGCAATATTATGCGTCGCGCTCAGCACCTCGCATACTTTGTTTCGGTACGGGTTTGAGAACTCCGCTAGCTGGTATGCGATCGTTGGAAATACTCGATTGCCGTCACGACAGTCGGGAGAAACCCGAGAGCAAAAGAAACAGGCCCCGAGCTGCTTGGTGGACTCGAGCATGTGACAAAGGGTGTATGTAATGGTAGTCTTGCCGGTACCTGGCATGCCACTCATCCAGTATAACTTGAAGGTATCGACTTTGTTTGCCAGTCCATAAACCCTTTGATAATAGCTCGCCGAGTGCCAGGAGTACAGCCGCCACGGTAGGCTTCTGCAGAAAGCGCAGCATCGTACCAGGCGCTGGATGCAGGTAGGAGTTTATCGAGTAGCGATGTCTGGGTGTACACAATCTAGGTGGGTAGTGGAGCCCAATTGATACGAAGATTCTTACCATATGATGTTCATGTACGGAGCTCCATGTACTCAGAGATATGTCGATCTACATCGCAGTCAGAAAGGATATCACGTCTGTAGGTCTAGAATTTCACCTGAAGTTGACGAAAGAGTGACTCGACTCTGCGGTAACTTTGCAGTATTCGATCTTCATCACCCAATGCGTTTGCGATCCTGCTTGTTCCACTTCTACCTTGTTGTGTTTTGATGGATTGTGTTTCTTCTTCAATAGCGCTACTCACATCGGTTAACATCATTTTGTTGCTCAGGCTTGGGGTTACTTGCCGTGAGATTTTAACTATCGAGTGAGCCATCCAAGTAGGGTTTGTCCGACGGACACATCCTAGCAAGGTGTCCATATGTGACTGTAGCTCCGACGCGATTTGTTTGTACTCGCGCAGGTTCTGCTTCGATATCTACTCACACCCATCAATAATCATATCTTCCTATAAAATGTCTCCAAGCATTACCACAGTATTTCGAATAACATCTCGTAATCCGCCAATTGCTGCCTTTAGCGGAGGGAAAACTTCAATTGTAGTCTCTAGCATAGCGAGTGTATTATCCAAGGCGCGGATATCGCCCAATTTGTGTGGGCGATCCAAGCCCGAGAGCGAGTCGAGGAAATCATTCCGCAAAGACCTAAAACGGTCTCGCAATCGATTGGATTCCATAGGCTGTCACAGTCAAAGAGAAGACAGGATGAATTCAATCAGATCGTTAGTCGAGTAAAATTTGGTCGATCTTGATGTGGCTACAATGTGTCGAATACACATGTCGCGGCGTACTTCACTCCAGTGGCAGCTGATCCGAGAGATTGGTATCACCTTGCTTACCGAAGCTTCTTCTTTCTCTACTTACGGAATGGAATCTAATCGGGTAAGGTAGGAGGTGTTTGCTAGCCATGAAGGTGGAAATACCAGATTAATTAATGATGTAATGGGAGGATCGAGAGGCACACGGAAATGTAATAATACGGGGCGATGTATATATTAATTGAGTAGGGCAGACATGAATATAATTTTGTGAGATCTGACAAAAATTAGAGAGCAATAAGAGTTTGAGGGAGAGTTTTAAGCTTAGAATATGACGAAGAGATGGTCAAAGGATGTATGTTTAATGTCATGTTTTCCAACTAATATTTAAACCAGCCACTTTCCGATCACAGTTCAGACATATGTGCGGTCTCAATCAATAATACCCGTCCTCGGGCACCATCCTTTCGGCGTTCATGTTAGAGAAATGAGCAAGCTTTCTTCAATGCATCCCCCAAGCTATTTGATAGCCTATTCAATTAGTTCTAATCGACAGTACGTGCTGCCCATACCTACCTGAACTCAGCGCACGCACGCGCGATATTTTGGTTTCGGCGTGGGGATCGAGCGTTTTACCTCCCAATACTCCGCCTGCTAGCACTATCAGATGTACAATCAGAGCTCCTGCTAAAGAGCCAGAGATACCAAGATCGTTCTTTTGTGGATCGAGTGAACATCTAAACCGATGCGAGATGAACAAGAACAGCCGAGACCGTAGCTGGGGCCAAATAGCTTTCCAAGGTTGTAGATAACTGGAGAGCACACGTAGGGGACATCGAAGATCAATGAGCTTTAGAAACTGTGTTAGGAAACGCAGAAAACATACACTCGGCGCACTCAAAAACGATCGACTCATCTTCTCTGTGTCCGTTTGAAATCTTCAGTCGTTGACAGTCAAAATGGAGAAGGAATGAGCCTTGCATGATCAAGCCTGGACTATTCACTTTCCCCAATCGAGCCTCACATCCTTGTCATTCAAGCAAAGAATTATCAAAGATGAGCGGGCAAGGTGTGAATTTA
Encoded proteins:
- a CDS encoding peptidase C14 — protein: MESNRLRDRFRSLRNDFLDSLSGLDRPHKLGDIRALDNTLAMLETTIEVFPPLKAAIGGLRDVIRNTVISKQNLREYKQIASELQSHMDTLLGCVRRTNPTWMAHSIVKISRQVTPSLSNKMMLTDVSSAIEEETQSIKTQQGRSGTSRIANALGDEDRILQSYRRVESLFRQLQIDISLSTWSSVHEHHMTSLLDKLLPASSAWYDAALSAEAYRGGFDTFKLYWMSGMPGTGKTTITYTLCHMLESTKQLGACFFCSRVSPDCRDGNRVFPTIAYQLAEFSNPYRNKVCEVLSATHNIAQRNINVQFENLILKPLISVKDALPADVIVVIDALDECSSGEQILSLLVKNASKLPIKFIVASRPEPNITQQMEKLWSIPVHQAVYLHEIEKSLVQADITIYLQQALEELDIPPDSQDIERLSAYAGNLFIIAATMVRYIRGHGPVISAYRCRQRLETTLAMVKSGTRDAEQDGTTDALYTSILEHVLEQGGLAKDEAAEIYQVLWATLCMREPVSIETLSKVLGMNSPIVTDAVNRLQLFYACRFWADHLQEVPISKGVVDAVKRFLYEHLLFWIELVNLKGWVSNASGAVQQGINWLTYNTATYTNMGIEPNLADLQTAIRDAQNFVISFSASPVSQSTPHLYLSLLPASSKHSELLFHHRRRFHGLPGSVAAHALDSRGETGALAVWTVGYNVLRMAVSSDGTRLASSGYGGIIQVWDIRLGELASGSSNGTICIWDVAGGGALISTIHEHTDQINRLFFSPINKLLASASNDGSICLWNLHEGEQPSLHLRFYGNDYWDISFSTDGLQLASGGPIALSTYEAPRPVVYWSVH